The following nucleotide sequence is from Geotrypetes seraphini chromosome 10, aGeoSer1.1, whole genome shotgun sequence.
AGGAGTAAAGTGATTTTTCCACTCGCCAGAGATTCctgaaaaatatcacaaaaaccCCAAGTGAGAACCACTGAAATCTCTGGTAAGAGGCTAAAGTTGCAGGAGCTAtgaaccccttcccccctccaggTTCCTGCATCATTTTCTACAGCACTTCCTGCTGGGAGATACTGGAACtgcagaaaaaatatttttctcagTGAGTAATTAAAGTCAGGAAgtcattgccagaaaatgtagtaaaagcagttagcttagcagggtttaaaaagggtttggaaaatttcttaaattaaaagcccataagccattattaaggtggcttggggaaatccacagcttgttcctaggataagtaaCATAAAATTATGTTCTACTCCTTAagattttgccagatacttgcgacttgggatggccactgttggaaacgggatactgagcttgatggaccttcagtctgtcccaatatgtaATCTCTTACATTCCACATACAGCACTCCTCAATCACTCTCTACAGTAGCTTCCACGATGTCACCTGTCCATATTTGCTCTCACCTTTCCTGATGAAGGGACTTTTCTGTATATCCAGAATATCTTTAGGAAAGGTGCTGTAATTGGACATTTTGTTGTCTTTCATGTTTTTGAAGGACACATTCTCCACCACAGAGTCAATGGCCGCCTCATTCAGCTCTTTCCCCAGAAAGTTGCAGATCCTCACCACACTGCCTCGCAGGTCCTGAGAAGGATGGAGACAAGGAAATATCTAACACCGAGATCACTCATTCATCCACCCATCAGGAGATGAAGCCTTTTGGGTCCACTGTGACTAAGTTCAGATGGATTTCAACTTACCTGTAACAGTTCCTCATATGTTACGATAAGTAAATTCACCTGATCCTTCACTCCTAGCCACCCTCGGACATGATCAAACCAGGATCCACCCAATACTGCCAGGAAATAAACAGGAGAGACATGGTTAAAGGCTGTaggaggaggggagggtgagTTTTGATGGGGTGAGGTTATAGAGTTTGGGGTCCACTCACCCTCTCCTTTCAGGAACTTGGGTAACAACTCTTCTATATTATCAAGCTCGTCCAGGAATCCTGCTGTCTTGGAGAAATAGTGAAGGGAAACCAGGACGTCCCGCGGATTCCGGACCGTGTAAATAACCTGCCAGAAAAAAGCAATGGAGGCCACCCAAGGACCCCACAAAATCAATAaattctttgagatccagagactCCACAAAACACCAGTAAGGAAGGAGGCTAATCATTTGTctgaaatgttatgttatgtttctcAGAttcttctattccacctttacctatatAGTTCCAAGGACGGATTACAAACCAAGAAGCCAAACTACATTGTCTGGAAATCACAATGAACGGATCAGAACCCCACTCAAACTTTACACTGGAAATTTTCATTGATTTTGGTAGAAGAGCAACACAACAATATTATCATGTTTGCTATATAGATGGGGGCATTGCCTGTTAAAATTATATAAACCGTAACTCCCAATATAAACCTTATTCTTGCTAGTGAAGTTCCATATATTAAGGTTGTAGAGGCTCAAATGTCCACACAACATTTACAGTATATCAATGTAACTGTTGAATTTTAAACAAATTGCAAAGTGATTTGGAACACGATTGCAATAATCAGATCTAATCCAAAAAGACTCGaggtcaaagtattttctgacagATCTGACTTTTCTCATTATCTAAAATAAACATTTAACTACAGATTGAACAAAATAACACATAGTACAGCAATTATCTATTTGTACCCCTAAAATTTGAGAACATAAATTTAGGTGAAACACTCTGTCCACACTGGATTTGCAGATGTGGCATTTGAGATATGGAGAAATCAGGAGAGACAGGGTTTAAAAGCAAACACTTCGACACTGACTGTCATATAACACGGTCTGAGTGATTTacatctatatcagtggtctcaaactcaaaccctttgaggggccacattttggatttgtaggtacttggagggctgcagaaaaaaatagttaatgtcttattaaagaaatgacaattttgcatgaggttaaactctttatagtttataaaactttcctttaacagttaaaaggaaagatatataaactataaagagttttacctcatgcaaaattgtcatttctttaataagacattaactattttttctgcggccctccaagtgctctattttttctgcagccctcacatttaaagtttaatatcttttctttctcaaaactggcacatttcaatcactaaattgaaaataaaatcattttcctacctttgtttggtaatttcatcagtctctgactatgcatccaatatttcttctcttctttcagcctcctgtatgcttcctctcctccagacctcattccctcccccaactttttctttctttctctatgtctgtctttctttgattccgtgtcccattttttgctttgtttctggctccctgtcccccccttctttctttctttcttccttccttcctgccctcccccacgccaccgccgccggggaataggctgctgccgctgccgccatcgggaacaggccgagatctccctctttctcttctctacggggccgaccaactctcgccgcccgacgtcaattctaacgtcggaaaggacgttccgggcagtcaggcagcgattgactagctagaacgtcctctcaacgtcagaattgacgttgggcggcgagagttggtcggccccgaagagaagcagggagatcaaataacacgatgccggcctgagaagggaagggaagcaggttgggcaccactgttctagacgagccgcactctagggagaacagtggaccgcccccccttggtacgccactggagcagcagcgtgtctggccgggtCTTCcatggatagcgcaaggagccgccaacctgcggctttgaacggaacgagccggccagacacactgttgctccaaaaggaagacaatgatccagtccagactgcgggccgcaaataaaacctggagagccacatgcggcccgcgggtcGCGTGTTTAAGACCGCTGATCTATATCATATGCTATGGGGATAAAACAAAAGACAAGGCACAATAACGTAACAAGTAAACCGaaattaaaaaggagaaggaggtAAAAACCAAGAGGGAGgaggggtagaaacatagaagatgacggcagaaaagggctacagcccatcaagtctgcccactctgcttacccaccccctgtctatgccatAATTTCTAGCACTTGCCAGCATCACACTATCATAAGTCTATCATGAACACAGCACAGAcagctatttattttatttatttaaaattatttgtaacCCGCCTATCTATAAATATAGGCGCGGAACAATACAAACATACAAAATCAGCAAACGACAAACAATTAAattagaaaaacagaaaaaacacaGCCTAGGCATTAGAACCCCTTGCAGCTATCAAATTGATTCAGAAAAGTATGAATACAGCACAAAGAGGTGAAAAGGAGATTCCATGCAGGCATCACGCTCATACACATAAATCATGAACACAGCACAGACAACTAAACAGCATTTGTCCATTAGAACCCCCAGGGTCCCCTGCTGTTCCCTCTTCTATTTAATAAACATCAAACCCAATAAAGAATGTAAGGAGTTGTATAAAAATGTATTCTTTTAAAAGTGAGCTCACTGGGAGACATCATGTATAAAAATGCCACTCTGTTAAATTAGTTTACCAAACAGCCCTCTATTTAAACTAAAGTGAAGATCTTCTGTGAGAGTAATCAGTCAAACCATTAGCCAGAGTGTGTAAATAAAACACCTCTTCACATTAGGTCTGGTATATTCAGAGATCCTCAGAAGTGCCACCTAGgactcaagcatattcattgtccCAGGGTCTATGCACAACTTTCTCACCGGATCTTAAAGCTTTTAttctataaatatataaattacttTAACCACCTTGTAGTGTGTATATAGTTTAAGGACTTAGCTTAAAACTGTAGTCTTCCTTTCAGGAGTTttaccgccaacatgtttcacccaaagggttttttttccaagGCTCATATCCCTTTGTTAAGCTTACTGCCGCTGTAACCGACAACTGAATTATACATGGACTGACCGCCAAGGAACTCAAACGCCTCCAGTGGGTTCAAAACTCGGCAATCCGCTTCCTGTGCAGCCTCAGTTATCCTCTCCAGCCTTCCAGGCAGAACACTGGCTACCGATCAATAAATGCTACatattcaaggccctggtaatagcctACAAACGATTCCACCTCACCACATCAGCCTACATTACCTCCAAACTACAGCagtacacccccacccgccctCTCCGCTCCGAGGCAGAGGTGGCTATGCATTCCTCCTGGGAGATCCCTCCAGATGGAAACCGCCCTTAAGTGCTCCTATAGGCATTTTGTCCTACGGCTATGGAAAGAACTGCCTGCACAGATCAGATTGCTGAATGCATTGATGAGCTTCCAAAGAGCAGTGAAAACCTTCCTTTTCAACTGACCTACTTCCAGCAAAGAGTTCCCCgatactctcttcttccaaagaaTGCTATTATACAATCAGTCATGCCCTTAATTAACAAGAAACATCTCCTGTGATTGCTATGAACATCTCTCTGCAACCTTTCATGTCCTAAGCTACCATGATTGTCCTATGTAATGTATTGTGGATGATACGCTCTATTTCATCCCTTCTAGACCCCAAATCCCTCAATATTCTAATCCATTCTTTAGTCATTTccagcttagactactgcaattccctcGATCAGAGAATCACCCAGAAATAGATcagatcagggcaggattaaccaataggcccagtaagcACGTGTCTAGGGCCCGAAATGATCAGAGGGGCCTGATAAatga
It contains:
- the LOC117368669 gene encoding sulfotransferase 2B1-like; protein product: MSSSNFLEHRGFLMPSKYYDKDKLEYICNEFQVRDHDAFSITYPKSGTTWMQEILTLIQSDGDTTISHTVPNWERVPWLEPTLFSTNLESLPSPRFMSSHLPVHLFPKSFFTSKAKVIYTVRNPRDVLVSLHYFSKTAGFLDELDNIEELLPKFLKGEVLGGSWFDHVRGWLGVKDQVNLLIVTYEELLQDLRGSVVRICNFLGKELNEAAIDSVVENVSFKNMKDNKMSNYSTFPKDILDIQKSPFIRKGISGEWKNHFTPAMSESFDAAYKEAMNDINFKFIWDQC